ACCGCTCGTGCGGGGGAGGAGAGGCACTTACGCTGCCCCCCCCCGACGGGTTGGGTCCGTTCTACTTCACTGCGACCTTGACAGTAGTATTCTTGGCCCGATCCGACTTTGGTAGTCTTACTTCGAGCATTCCATCGTTGTAGGATGCTGTCGCCTCAGCGCCCTTCACCTCTGTAGGAAGTGGCACGGTACGTAGAAATGCTCCATATCGCAACTCTCGCCGATAATAGTTGCGCTCCTTCTTGTCTTCTGCCTGCTTCGTCGACCCCTTGAGCGTGACGGCGTCGTTGGATATGGTAATGTCTACCTGTTTCGGATCGATGTTGGGTAGAGCCGCCATTATCACCACTTCATGCTCACTTTCAAATGCCTCAACCGGCGGTTCCCACTCCGTTTCGGGCCCGACGATCTCATGTGTCCAAGGCCCTGGCACAGCGCCAAGGAATCCACCGTATTGGCGACGCATTTCCTGCAGTTCGTCATCAAAGAGCGGCCTTCTCACGAGAATCATGCTGTCACCTCCACGTACATCTCCCCATGGGGAGTCTGTCTTGTTGGTGCCGAGTACATCGCGCGAGGACGTCTACAAAACCTGCCGCATCAAGTATTCGCAACCGCGATCCGTGATCACCGCTTGCCCCAAACCGTTCCGAACCCGTCTCCACGTCGTCAACCCGTCGTTGGTACAGTGGAGAAGATGGCGTTCCACGACCTCTCGTTACGACCGACGCTCGCCCAACGCGGGGCCGTTCGTGCTTTCTCACCGGTCCCGCAACGAGGCTCATGCGCGGGTCCGTTCGTTATCGATCGCCATAGGCGTCCTCCTCGGAAACGCTCTGATCTCGCAGCGTACCTGATCCGGTACCTGCTCCTCCGAGGAGCCGACCCAGTGCTGGGAACATTAGCTGTGGGAATAACGAAGGGGAAGCAGTTCCAGTGTACGCTTGTTCAAAAGGATTAGCGAAGCCAGTATGGGGTCTCATCCGCGCAAGCCTTGAACCTTACCTCCTCTGGCGCACGCTTCCAGCCTTCCGACCTACGCTAGAGGCACGCCTCGAAGCCGCGCGAGCCCGCACGAAGGTGGCGGGCGATTCTGAGGGAAGCATATAGAAACCACCGTCGGTACCCAGCATGCACGACCTGCGCGAGATATGTCCGGTCTCAAAGGCGAGACGTTGGCATTGCCGGTAGAAAGCGTAGGACCCTCAGGGAGCAGGGCGCCGGTCGCGTGGAAGCGAAGGGAAACGTGACCGAGGGGGATCACCATGGGATATGGATTCGGGATCGCAGTGGCCGTCGTCGGCTTGCTCCTGGCGTGGAACGGGGTCAAGATCGTCCGCGAGTACCAGCGCCTGGTAGTGTTCCGCCTGGGCCGCAGCTTCGGCCCGAGGGGTCCGGGGATCGTCTACCTGATTCCGATCATCGACAAGGCGGTTTGGGTGGACCTCCGGGAAGCGTTCCTCGAGATCCCCGCGCAGACGTGCATCACCAAGGATAACGCGCCGATTTCCATCGATTTCCTGATCTACTGGAAGGTGTTCGACCCCCAGCTCAGTGTGATCAAGGTGGGCAACTTCGCCGGCGCCGCGCAGGGGATCGCCACGACCGGGCTGCGCGCGGTGATCGGCGACCTCAGCCTCGACGAGGCCCTGACGAAGCGGGAGCAGATCAACCATGTCATGCGCGCCAAGCTCGACGAGGTCACGGAGCGGTGGGGGGTCAAGGTGACCACCGTCGAGATCCGTGAGATCACCCCGCCGAAGGACGTCCAGGACGCGATGACTCGGCAGATGTCCGCCGAACGGAGCCGGCGCGCTCTCGTCACGGAGGCGGACGGAAAGAAACAGGCCGCCATCACCATCGCGGAAGGAGAAAAGCAGTCGGCGATCCTGAAGGCAGAGGGGGACCGCCAGGCCGCGATCCTCCGTGCGGAGGGGTTTTCGCTGGCCTTGGGTACGATCTTCGAGATCGCCAAGACCGTGGACACGAATACGATGAGCCTCCAGTACCTGGAGGCCCTGAAAGCCCTCGGCGCGGGCCCGGCCACGAAGTTCGTGTTCCCGATGGAGTTCACCAAACTGCTCCAGCCGTTTGTGGATGGGGCGCGGGGGACTCCGTCGAGGGCGCCGTAGCCGTACCGACAACGATAAGCTCACGATGAAGGTCGGGCGTGGGGCCGATCCTTGGCAGCGGAGAACCGGTTCGACCCACGCCGAGACGCTAGAGTCAGCCTCGAGCGGAAGAAGCTCGCCAGGGGGCATCAGGGGGATCGAATCGGAAGGATTGGGCCCAGCGGAGGGAAACTTCCTTATGTGCCGATCCCTCTCGTTTGGTACACTGTTTGTAGGTCGAATGGGAGCATCAATTTTTCCATCCTGCCTGCCGCACGCTGAAACCTGAAAGCCCTCGGTGGGCGGCCATCATGAATACCCCACACGATAACATCTATAGATTCCGCTCGTAGGGCCCGGCCACGTCGGTATGGCTAGGGGGTCTCGGAGCATCGCCACTGATCTGTCCGTGGCCGTGCATAGAGCACGCCAAGATTTAGTTCAAAAGGAGGAACGAATATGAAAAATGTCATCATCGCCATTGTGACCCTGAGCATATTCTCGATGCTGTCCGTGGGGTCAGCTTCTGCTCAGATGTATCGGTTGGCTCCGCAGCAGCAGTTCAATTTTCGGCAGCGAGTTGTTCCAACACCCCCTGAGACGATGGATACTTATGCGAACGTGACGAATTTGAATGCCTTCAGCGCTGAGACGGAGTACATGTCTCTGCCCGGCTATCTCCGGTATTTAACGCACCAACGAACGAGCCAGTGGCTTGCGTATCCGGAAGCGACACGCATTGTACGCCAGTAGCGGTACGTCGCAATCATCCATCAAGTAGGAGAAAGGGGATCGTACGATGAGTATCATGGCATGGATTATCGTTGGGATTATCGCAGGCTGGATGGCGAAAAGGGTGATTCCTGGTGAAGGGCCCAAGGGCGTCCTTGGAGACCTGGTCGTCGGCATCGTCGGCGCCATCGCGGGGGGATGGATCTTCGCCTACTTTGGGCACCCCGGCCCCACGGGGCTGAACATCGGGTCCATCGTCGTCGCCTTTGTGGGAGCCGTGGCCGTGCTATGGCTAATGCGGCTGCTCACCAGAACGGGGAATGCCGGACTGGCCTAGATCAGGCCGCCTCATGCGGGTAGACCCCAGGGAGACGAGCCGGACGGCGGGGCGGGACGAAATACGTCCTGGGGTGTGGAATGCGCTGGCGGGAATCGGAACACGAGCCGCGCATGCCCGCGCACAGATGTGGTTAAGGCTCCCCTGCCAAATAATAGCGGAGATCGACGTACGTGAGGGGGCCGCCCAGACCCTTATGGGGCGACGTGTACTGGTTCCGGAGCTCTAGGACCGTCCGAATCCCTTCGAAGTCCGGCGCCGCCGCCGGGGCAAATCCTGTGAAGGGGTCGACCAGAATCTCGAAAGCCTTCCGCGCGAGGTCGGAGGGAAATTTGGCGTTGCGTCCGAGGATTTGGATCCCCTCTTCGCGATTCCCGGGCGAGTAGAGCCACGTTAGGGCGTCGCGGTACGCTC
The window above is part of the bacterium genome. Proteins encoded here:
- a CDS encoding Hsp20/alpha crystallin family protein, which translates into the protein MILVRRPLFDDELQEMRRQYGGFLGAVPGPWTHEIVGPETEWEPPVEAFESEHEVVIMAALPNIDPKQVDITISNDAVTLKGSTKQAEDKKERNYYRRELRYGAFLRTVPLPTEVKGAEATASYNDGMLEVRLPKSDRAKNTTVKVAVK
- a CDS encoding SPFH domain-containing protein; the encoded protein is MGYGFGIAVAVVGLLLAWNGVKIVREYQRLVVFRLGRSFGPRGPGIVYLIPIIDKAVWVDLREAFLEIPAQTCITKDNAPISIDFLIYWKVFDPQLSVIKVGNFAGAAQGIATTGLRAVIGDLSLDEALTKREQINHVMRAKLDEVTERWGVKVTTVEIREITPPKDVQDAMTRQMSAERSRRALVTEADGKKQAAITIAEGEKQSAILKAEGDRQAAILRAEGFSLALGTIFEIAKTVDTNTMSLQYLEALKALGAGPATKFVFPMEFTKLLQPFVDGARGTPSRAP
- a CDS encoding GlsB/YeaQ/YmgE family stress response membrane protein, whose translation is MSIMAWIIVGIIAGWMAKRVIPGEGPKGVLGDLVVGIVGAIAGGWIFAYFGHPGPTGLNIGSIVVAFVGAVAVLWLMRLLTRTGNAGLA